Sequence from the Zeugodacus cucurbitae isolate PBARC_wt_2022May chromosome 5, idZeuCucr1.2, whole genome shotgun sequence genome:
TTGACATTAACGGCGTTGCCAATTTGCGTGGAAAGCGAAATTCGCAAACCCAAGATTTGCAGTGAATAATTATACTTGCGATAGCTTTGGTTGATTGATTGAGTTAAATTGTTGTGTTTAAAAAAAGTCTTCATTTAAACTAAAGAAATTCTACTATATATTAATTAGTGTGATTGTAATAGttctttaattaatattgtttatttgatttctttacatattttttgaaaataagcaTTTCCGTTTCTTTTATGGAATTACGAATTACACATCCGCCATATTCAAACGGCCATTGTAAAAGTGATTAGAAAAGGAAATGTGCAATTTGAAGCGGACTTCCCAAATAGCttgtgaaatttcttaaaaatgtgaattattgtgaaattaagtgaaaattttgaatattttacagTTAATGAACTTAAATGAAAGTGTGTGATTAATTATTTCGAGAAAATATGAATCATTTAATTGCCTTTGGTCTAAGATCTTCAGCTGAGTAAGTTCGTATATGCAATAAACTAAGACGTATTTTCTTGAAATACTTAGATTTTGTAAATTAGCAAAgtttttattctataaaaatgGTGGTACGATAGCAAATAATGATCATGTAAACTATGTAAACTACTTAAACTGTTAGGAAATCTATACTAACGCTCCAAAGGCAGTAGGCTTCATCTAACCTCAAATTTGCAAATCAGAAATTATGCTGAGGTTGTAGCTGAATAAAAGATAATCTACTTAGAAGAATTACTGGTTAATGCCAATAATCCTCGGAAGTGGATTTTCATCAAAAAGCCAGTCTTAAAAGCTCTTCGCTGTACACTAACTGCGAGTGCTACATGTTACAAAAGTCGGAAGTCTGCACACTTTCCACAAGTAatgctatttattttgtaatatccAGTTGATAACATTGTGCAcgacatatatactatatagatatACTCCTAAACCCTATAACATTTAACAAAGTTGAGATAATATCAACACTCCTCTCACCACATCAAATCAAACGCTTTACTCacttttaaatgtttcttttaTTTCCTAAAAATTGCTTACAacattaatttcactaaattttagGATTGATTAAGAGAAAAATGTCACTTAAATGCTGTCTTAAAGATAACAACAACGCATCGAAAGCAATCTTATATTGGAAGCTTGCTtccacatttttaatattataaaattgggAATAATGAAACACTATTCTCATAACCAAGTTCATTGGATGCTAAATAAttgtttagtaaaaaaataagttgcattaatattgcaaataaattgtttttgtattgcagaacagtaaataaattgcgcaactcaatgaaagctcaaaatataactattaaatatatattgacaAAGTACTCGCGTGTTATATGTGTACTCTCAAATATAACTAAAAAACGCTACTACAAATTGTTTGTCGCTTCATAATTTTTTCGTACGCCACAATTCGTTTCATTTTCTACGCAAGTGACCAAATAATTGcttttttttctttagttaCTAAAATTCTCGAATTGCGATACGCACTTCATGCACATTTCaatgattaattaattattataaattttagttttattgcaaattaaaattcatttactgtttacatgtatgtatgaatttacATATTAGTATTTAGAAGCACGTCGGCGCGACGAATATACAATTGTCAGACGCCTTATaagtaaaatgaataaaattttagtaattagcattacaatttgattttttgattatttgaactttacatatacataaatatgtaccattattgttatttatatatatatatatatatatttttatcagaaaattattattgtttttggaaaaCGCGTTTATTACTGACGCTGCAGCTGTTAATTGCTTTCGTCATTATGATGTTACTCGTTTatgttttgatgttttttttttttgttgtttgtttgtagttAGCATTGGCGCGGCGCGTTTTGTATAGCTAGAAACTATAGATAATAAGaattataataatgataatatctATTATGTGGTATAGTCGGTAATTGTGGTTGTACAGCAACAACGTATTCCATGTGTTGTTGTAGATTTTGAAAGTTTCTTTGTATTGACTGCGCTTTTGtagtctgtttttgttgttgtaactgaaATTGTTTCTGTTGCTGCATTAAAATTTGTTGGTGTTGATTTAAACGCATTTTCGGTGTTTGTTAGCATTGCACTTTGCCATATTGCGCCCGACGTTCCAACACCTCACGATATTCCTTATAATTCATTTGAATTTCTTGGGAACGATAACGCGTCAACTTGATTGATTTTCGTGTTTCCGGGGTGATTGCTGCACGATAGCCCCCCTTCCTGAGTAGAGAGTCAATGGTTTGGGTTTGATCCCAACCTGTGAATTGGGGAAGAAAGGTTAATATTCATTATACGCTATCTTTTATGACTTTATCTATTaacaaattacatatatttttgtttttttttctttcttaatgGCTCACCTTGTTCAGTAGCCACTTGTGGCAAATAAGTAGCAGTCCTTTTGTAACCACGttcattcaaaaattcaatacgTATGCCATGTACGCCTAATGTCCAATCGAGATACCCGTGTGCTTCttcgaaattttgcaaaatcgACACAGACACAGTCAATTTGGGTAGCTCATCTCTAGCGATGGGCGCAAAGCGCGAATCCTTTAAAGCACTAGTTAATGCATATTCACGAAGTCCATTGTGCAAGTGCATGGCACTGAATGTGCCAATACAACCGCGTAAACGCTTATCACGCCCTGTTTTCCAAGTTACAAATAATGGActgcaaatacaaaaataaacatatttttaaattattcatttatGATTGAAATCAACAAAGTACTTACTAAGCATCATTTGTGAATTTGGGTGTACCAGGTGCTTCGACATTGTTCAGCTCACTATCAAGCAcctcaaaacaaaatatacacaTGTCCGGCACTGCGACATTGTCCAATGGCTTCACACTATAGCCATTTGTCAGACGATTTGCACCACCACCGCGACGAAAGCAATCACCATCATCGCCACAATCACCGTTCTGCAGGTGATGTGGCCGTAGTCCATTCATTTGTGAAGTGCTTGAGCCGCGGTAATTGTTGTGGTGTTGATAGTTATTTGACATATTGTGCTTGGTGTACCTTAATGCGCTCGTAACCTCGAAAGTGTGTGGTTGGTAAACTTACAAACTGTAATTTTGTATGCTTCACTCGTTgcgtttaattttttgttgtaacaacAATGCAACCCAATGTGGATTGCAAgatcttaaatatatatttatatatagtaattactatttattttaattttattgtggaCGCAGACTGTGCTGTTGCCAGTAGctgcttttgtatttgttgcaggACTAATCGAATAcgctatatgtattttataccgCTAAGATCTCTAGTAGTAATGGCAGTGCGTAACTTGATGATGTGaatctacaaaagttttaacctgtaaatatagaaaactaaaattaggttatttaatacatttgttATGTTAATCTTAATTAAATAAGCTTAAAAATTAAAGGCGAAAGGTGATCGTACGTATGCTCAACTAAAATATGTATCCTACGACGAATGCAGTTGTCTCTTAACAGTGCGTAATATCACAACACAAAGAGCAGCGGGGGAGCACGTCGTAGACAGCAAATTGCTAAATCACCAGTTCAGTCTACTCTGCTTTGTTTACGAATACTCGTTTGCACTGCATTACTTGACGcaatgacaacaataacaacagactGACTATCAGTTTGTATCAGTCATAGGCCTTTGTACGGTGACTTTCAGTTTCCCTACACTTCTCTCGTACTCTTATCTGGCACACGAGTTACTCGTCTGCGTTGGCCGATCAGCGCGTCTATCTGTGGTCCATTCCCGTTTTGCTGCAACTACTGCATTTAACTTAaggttggttttttatttttatttgttcataGCACAATCACCTCATTCGCTATATTTACAATTATCACTTTCTATCTGCATTTGACATTCTTTGCTTCGTTTCGATACTCGACACTTTTGACCCCCTGCACCTTCcctcacacacataaacacacttcAATTCAATTCTTCACTTCTCTTCTTCCTTGTTACTTCTCCCCTTCTTAGCAatggcacacacacattttcttcTTGGGCTGCGACTTCCACAACTGCTTCCTTGAGTTATTGCACTTCAACTCATTGAACTTCGTTgaaattttgttgcaaattgTATTAGAAATTTAGATCACTcacagaaaaaatatgaaaaaaatatcagaaagcAGTTGCCAAATACTTTTCTTTATCGTTCGCTCGCAAATCCGCGTCGTTCGCAGTGTGAGTGACGAATGAGGAAAAtatgagaaatgtcaaaaaatactAGTGtattgcagggttgcatttatGCGAACCGATTACGTGTTGAGTTGAACCGGTTATTGGGCATGAAATGATTACTTTGACGCTAAAGATTTAATTATTATtccataaaaattgtattgaaagcaaatttcatcatttcattgctatttcataaataatacatttctggAAATGCTTTTGGATAATCTGAGGTTGTCATATATAGATTAAAGTAGTTAAAATTAATTcagcaataattttaagctcgAGGTCTAAATACGAATTTAGAACTTTCGTCACTATGGCCTGAAAGCTCAAATATTTGCCGATTTTGTTACGTAAAAATGAAGTGTTAGGTGAAAAGTAGCTTCGTAAAGAAATCTACCATCGCAGTTAACAACATTTCGGAGGTATTGAAAGTCTGGATATACAAAACATCTGCTTTTACGAATAATCAAATTTCGGAGTTCGGCTGTTTGGATACTGTATACCATATGTGGTGTTTACGAACTCCTTATGAACTCCTAATGACGGAAAGGAGTTATGGCTATTAGTTTAATTATTGTTATCTCTGATGATTTCAGATAGTCTATAAGATGTCGTTTTCCCTACATATACTCCTGCCATCCTAGCTTAGCTGCTCTTCATCATCCTAGATTCAATTCGATGATCTTACTAATGCTACAAATTAGAAAGTTCGACACAAATTTATTCTCATCTTAAAGGCAGTCAATCTATGAGGTGATGAGCCCTGTGAGTTGGAAGTTATGGTGAAGAGTTGACAGCTCTTCTATACGTACTACTCATGGACCTATAAAGCagcgataatttatatataatcttatTTTAGTTCGTCAGCCTTATAGGTGCTTACTGTTGGCCGACTTAAAGATGGAGGTTTTCCATAGTTAAAGTAATTCTCTTGAAATAATCACTATGTGAATAAGTTCCCCAGTGAAACGCAATGCGAAGAGCCACTTCATTATAAACATTGTGTTGCAAATAAATTAGCTGATCGAGCCGATCTACTAATACATTCCTTCGTGGGTTCGGCCTCGAATGGACCTGCTGACACCTAAAAACCTGATCggtaaacccatgcactgtctgtacgacgacatagacaggtgcatgataagaaaaatcaaagcgcgctggaaggatctaccgggttGTAAAACAGAaaaggtcatgtgcaaagctGTAGATCGGAAATATACTACATACGTACTGGTACTCGATAGAAAGGATTGAGGACCATGGTCGACATTCTTACTGATTACACCTAGTATCGGTACACTGCTATAAGATGGGACTGTCacatcgggaggaatgcaggaAGTATCAAGAGCGggagtggagcatctcttgtgcgtttgtcctgcttTAGCGAGACAACCCTTCAAGTATTTAGGGGCCCACATTACGATAAGTTGGAGGAGATAACCTCCTAAACGATGACTATTACTCAGGGAATACGTGAGTGCCTtatctggtatcgctaaggaccataactggtctatgcgtcgCCTGCAGGTCTACCAGACTAACGTAACCTAATGGTCTAGGATAGAAAAGATTGATACGACAAACCCAATTTGAGATGGGCGCATCAAGTCTTAAAGACcatgtttgttggtgttgttgtatcGGTAAAAAAATGGGAATGCTGCTGAGTTGACAGACCCGATAAAAATCCCGTACCATCTGAAAGCTAACTAGAAAAGAACAGACTGACATGGGAACGGAAGAGTGCTAAGCTCTTTCTTAGCTGTCTCGGAGGTGGGTTATAACGGATCGTTTGTGGGTTGACGTGAAGGACCAAGTTTTTGTGAATCACTTATCAATATCGATAAACTTGATATAAATACTGAAACTATGTGTGTGATTAGGGTGTAATTACTCAAAAACTTGGACCGCAAAATGTTTAAGTGGAGTTTTTAGAAAAGGAACTACTATAGAGACCACCCTATATTTAGAGGTAAATGTGTAATGcaaatttgcgaaaaatatatttaaaaaaatgcgaGTCATTGATATGCGCTTTGCATGTGGTCGGTCCTCTTACATATAGATGCACCTTGTCACTTAGGAACTGGCTTAGGCACTTAAGCAAAGGTGTGATCTTTCAAAATCAATGCAGATGTGCGCCTGCGGGTCAGCGAAACTTGACTTAAACTACAAACGAATTACCACTTGCACATGCCAGCAGAAGTGCACCGCGGCGCATCACAGACGTCCTGGCAGCAAACGAAATGACCAAACATATGCAGTATGGCACAGTTAGACAAAAGGCTGGAGCAAACTAAAATGTGCCATAGCCAATCGGTGCCAAAGGCAATGTGTCAATACATTTGCAACTTGTTGCGCTTAAACTGCATTTAAGCCAAGCCAACagccgacaacaacaataacaatgtcaacGAAGAAGTGACACATAGAGTCGGACTAGCGCTAGATTACACAGCGTTTCGCACACTATGCCAGGCACCTTGAAACAATGGGCCGACCAACTGTGCTTCGAGTGTTCTGTCGCACCCAGGCCCATTGTACGCCGCCCTCGGCAATCCACCATACGCCGGGCATTTTCAAGTGTCCTGCCATTGTTTGCAGCACAGCGTCCAGCTGAGCGCTGGTACTTGAAAtactcaaacacatacatatgtacatccataCAGATGCACAGAGAGGTACTTGCAAACATAGTGCACGGCTGGCTAAGCGGTACAATGGCATTTGCTTAATAACCACTCGAGTTTGTAAGGCGTAGAGAATCACATAACGATGGCGCACAATGGCACACACTCGAAAACGCTGCGGGTACGCTAGTAATTGACTACACTACCAGCAAAAGACGAAGCCGAAGACGACGAGGACGATTTAGCTAGCGATATGAAAGATCAGGACGAAAACCTCTACAATAGACACAAGAGAaatgagaagaagaagaagaagaaaaaacaatgtAGAACAATGGAGCCGAACAATTTTAGAGTGCCTGTGCgtatgcgtgcgtgtgtgtgtgtgtgttaatgcAATACACGGCAATTCCAGTGAAATTCTCAAGGACCTCAAGGAGCATGAATCAAAGGTGAGATGCAATGAAGTGAGCAATTGTACTACCTGTCTGGCTGATATTTACTACTATATGAAGTTAGTGTAgagtagacaacaacaacacaaatgtcagcgtaaaacaataacaacatatgtAAGTATCTGCACAGTTGCATTGGCTTTCCGACTAATcgcttacaacaataataacaacaacaacaacaacaatacacacacacacacattgaaacaatatttatatagcaGATTTGTAGTATTTATCTGCACTACACGCCGAGGTACTCGAGTTGATAGTGCGGACATTTTCGCtgaaagaataacaaaaacaaaatcaaaaaccaaaaacaagtaCAAAATTGGATTCTACGAAGCTATTGTTAGACCTAGAAGCGCCACAGTAATTGCAGATGCATTTTCATCATTCATTTGCGTTAGGGAAAAACCATACACACGACGACACCATTCGGACGAACTGTCTCTGTTGTCGAATGCGAATATGCGTAAAGGGTGGGGTAGGACTTAATGGAATGAGCAGCAGTTGAGTTGTGCACTTCaaatgcttttgttgtattaaCACACTATTCTATACTGTATGCCGTTACTCGTTACCCgatttgataaataataaatatggttCAATGGTGGGAACttgtaatttattgttgttgtgttcattaacaataaaatacgTTTGAATTGCATAAAATGTAATGACATgtaatgcattgttgttgttgtaaataattatttgttatcattcgacaacattaatgtagttAGTGACAGGTGTATGGCGGCGATTCGAGTCCAATTTGGATTGTGGGAGCCCCTCATACTTAGTCAAGTATAAAACAGCTTCAATGAATCTATGGTTTTCAATAGGAATTTCTTTTTCTCATATGTGGGATTCCCACGATGGGTCTGACTTCAAGCTAACAGGCTCTCGGTTAGTTTCGAGACTACGGTTGAGAGAATATAGTTACAttgtacatataaaattaaCCGTATAACTCTATAGCagttctgaaaaaatatatctgtatattgaaacaagtaaggaaaggctaagttcgggtgcaactgaacattttatactctcgcaatttattgatatatttttattaagaaaacacaatttgactcaattttaaattcctataattaggtatatgagagctggggGAAGTTacaacccgattttaaccatttctggtactgagacacacactattaaaagaaaaatatttcctctgaattaaattaaaatatctgagagatttaccgaaatgttcggtgaaaaattaccatggggcactgaattctttatATTCGACGTTCGAggccttcaaaagttatagtccgatttcgacaaattacgattttcacaagtgacgccacagatgatatacagtatttgtgtaaacttttatttcgcaatcttcattggtttcttatgtatatattataaagtgaagcaataagatggagttcaaaattgagttacatgggaaattgtcgtggttgtgaccattttccacacgtgtcatcagggtgttaagaaaatattatataccgaattttattcgaatcggtcgagtagttcctgagatatagtttttgacccataagtgggcgatgccacgcccattttcagttttgtaaaaaaaatctgagtgcagcttcattctgcaatttattctgtaaaatttagtgtttctgacgtttttcgttagtgagttaacagatttttattaattttcaacctaacctttgtatgggaggtgggcgtggttattatccgatttcatggtGTGtcgtggggtacgtaagagaaccgactgcagaaagtttggtttatataactttattggtttgcgagatatatacaaataaccgatttggggcggggccacgcccacttccccaaaaaagttacatcgaaatatgccccttcctagtgcgatcctttattccaaatttttttttaacttttataactttatttatggctgagttatgtcactttatgtgttttcggttttcgccattttgtgggcgtggcagtggcccgattttgcccattttcgaaagcaaccctctcacgatcccaagaaacatgtgttccaagtttcatcatgatatctcaatttttactcaagttatccgttgcacggacggacggacagacagacattcggattttgactcgtctcgtcaccctgatcattttgatatacataaccctatatctaactcgtttagttttatgacttacaaacaaccgttatgtgaacaaaactataatactcttttagcaacttttgttgcgagagtataatgagtAGAGAGTTATAGTATATCTGATatagtgattttttttcttttacaaatcaaattttcttcaaaaatacatGATTTTCCAATGTCCAGTGCTGAAGGTTGATCAGGTGAATCAAACCAAAGCAAATAAAGATGTTATGATATTACCTCGGACAGAAAGAATTTCGTAAGGTTTCTCATACAAAAAGAGCTTAGTTCTAAGCAGCCTGTGGAATAAGCTTACACTttacgttgttgttattgttgtaactaTAAAAAATACTCCCAAATGCCGAATTGATAGTCTTGGGCTGGCAAAATATTTCCATTCCGTTTCTGTAGGTTCAACTGTCTTGGGAAGGGCTTGACCTCCTTATCCCTAATTCACAAAGGTCCACAACGCCTCTGCGTTTATCTAAGTTAGGTGTAGTAGAGAGTTTGCTTGCATCCTTCAAGTTCGTTTGTTTTAAAACAGATGAAACCTGTTCCTTATTATGCAGTTTTCACTGATCTCATTGAATCTAATAGTGAAGTTAATGAAAAGACCCTTCCCACTGAACTATGACTTGTATGTTCATTCTATTCCGTAAGTATTGTATTTTCTTAAAGAAATTCCACAATACACAATCATGGACTTAACTACAATTATTCCACTGCTGTTGAATAACTTCATAACTTCTTTGGCGAATAACTAAAGAAATAGATTATCAAAAAGAAATTCTCTGCAGATGGGCCCTCCTAGTGTTTGTACTTCTTCATTTACTTCTACGCCACTGCTTAAGCGATGGTAGCTGAGTTAACAACATTGCGACATTCAGTTTTCCTCTTCGGTTTTTTTTGCCAGTTGGTGATACCAAATGCTGCTAGATccatctccacctggtctttctaacggagtggaggtcttcaaCTTCCACGGTTCCCAAcgacgggtactgcattgaacactttcaaagctggagagtccattcggacaatatgTCTTTTATCCTCTGAACTATGTCTGTGTCCTTATACAGCTCATTCtcccatcatctgcggtattcgccgttgccaatattcaaaagaccatacatcttccgcaaaaccttcctCTCGTAATCTCctaatgccgtctcatcggcTGTTGAAATCGTccaaacttctgcaccataaagcagaacgggaatgatgggggatttgtagagtttggtctTTGTTtgacgagagaggactttacttttgagttgcttactcagtccaaaatagcaccCGTTGGAAAGACTGATTTTGCGTTAAAATTCAAGCCTGAAATAATTAAACTGTGAAAAACATGTGTACATAAAAATCCAACGGGCTCCTTAGACCAGTTCTATATACAATTTCATTTCTGAGTTCGATATCATTATAATGGGAAGTGAACTGTAAGCAAGTCTTAAAGTCCGAAGACAAATCTTGAGATTTTCTACTAAGATAGCTCTATTTGATTCAGTTAACCATATTAAAACCACCGAGAATGTATCCATGATCCGACAAAATCCGTCTATAAAGAAAGTACGGGAGCAGAAATGTCAAACTTTCAGAGTAATCCCAAACAAAGTTTTTCCCTTCTTTCGTTCATGACGATATGAACTAATGAATTTGGGGAAAAACCATTGTAGATATTCTCCTTCTGTTGTATTCTCCGTTTCTATCATTATGGGATGGGTCTAAAGAACAGTGAA
This genomic interval carries:
- the Cg5902_1 gene encoding uncharacterized protein CG5902 — encoded protein: MSNNYQHHNNYRGSSTSQMNGLRPHHLQNGDCGDDGDCFRRGGGANRLTNGYSVKPLDNVAVPDMCIFCFEVLDSELNNVEAPGTPKFTNDAYPLFVTWKTGRDKRLRGCIGTFSAMHLHNGLREYALTSALKDSRFAPIARDELPKLTVSVSILQNFEEAHGYLDWTLGVHGIRIEFLNERGYKRTATYLPQVATEQGWDQTQTIDSLLRKGGYRAAITPETRKSIKLTRYRSQEIQMNYKEYREVLERRAQYGKVQC